A genome region from Canis lupus dingo isolate Sandy chromosome 7, ASM325472v2, whole genome shotgun sequence includes the following:
- the CHST9 gene encoding carbohydrate sulfotransferase 9 isoform X3, whose translation MKFLASSYKAVTREKIQEQITDQDPKFHLTEDPKEEKENLQLNSESPPGVLRQTSHSQGDQALGKITGPPTIKLIERHQGTRTVFKKFREMKWPLDIHPLNKSLVKDNKWKETDVAQETRRSFLQEFCKKYGGVSRPQSHLFHMVSRIYVEDKHKILYCEVPKAGCSNWKRILMVLSGLASSAYNISHDAVHYGKHLKKLDSFDLKGIYTRLNTYTKAVFVRDPMERLVSAFRDKFEHPNSYYHPVFGKAIIKKYRPNACEEALNNGSGVKFKEFVHYLLDSHRPVGMDIHWEKVSKLCYPCLINYDFVGKFETLEEDANYFLQLVGAPKELKFPNFKDRHSSDERTNAQVVRQYLKDLTRTERQLIYDFYYLDYLMFNYTTPFL comes from the coding sequence GACCCCAAGTTCCACTTAACTGAGGAtcccaaggaagaaaaagaaaatcttcagctCAACTCAGAGAGCCCACCTGGGGTCTTAAGGCAGACCAGCCACTCACAAGGAGATCAAGCTTTGGGTAAGATCACAGGGCCACCAACAATTAAGCTGATTGAAAGACATCAAGGAACTAGGACTGTTTTTAAGAAGTTCAGAGAAATGAAGTGGCCATTGGACATTCACCCTTTAAACAAAAGTTTAGTCAAAGACAACAAATGGAAGGAAACAGATGTGGCCCAGGAGACACGCAGGTCTTTCCTTCAGGAGTTTTGCAAGAAATATGGTGGGGTGAGTCGTCCTCAATCACATCTTTTTCATATGGTATCCAGGATCTATGTGGAAGATAAACACAAAATCTTATATTGTGAAGTACCCAAGGCTGGCTGCTCCAACTGGAAGAGAATTCTGATGGTACTAAGTGGGTTGGCTTCCTCTGCATACAATATCTCCCATGATGCTGTTCACTACGGGAAGCATTTGAAAAAACTAGATAGCTTTGACTTAAAAGGGATATATACTCGTTTGAATACCTACACCAAAGCTGTTTTTGTTCGTGATCCCATGGAAAGATTAGTGTCGGCATTTAGGGACAAATTTGAACACCCCAATAGCTACTACCATCCGGTATTTGGGAAGGCAATTATAAAGAAATATCGGCCAAATGCCTGTGAAGAAGCATTAAATAATGGATCTGGAGTCAAATTCAAAGAGTTTGTCCACTATTTGCTGGATTCCCACCGTCCAGTAGGAATGGACATTCACTGGGAAAAGGTCAGCAAACTCTGCTATCCTTGTTTGATCAACTATGACTTTGTAGGGAAATTCGAAACTTTGGAAGAAGATGCCAATTACTTTTTACAGCTTGTTGGCGCTCCGAAAGAGCTGAAATTTCCAAACTTTAAGGATAGGCACTCTTCTGATGAAAGAACCAATGCTCAGGTTGTGAGACAATATTTAAAGGATCTGACTAGAACTGAGAGACAATTAATCTATGACTTTTATTACTTGGACTATTTGATGTTTAATTATACAACTCCATTTTTGTAG